Proteins encoded together in one Psychrobacter sanguinis window:
- the miaE gene encoding tRNA-(ms[2]io[6]A)-hydroxylase, producing the protein MSDDSLNDSNNTVTAPAKTDISHIHDFLGAPTPKAWLDAAVHDLPTLIQDHANCEKKAAGTAMNLIFRYEFHQELQMKLAQLIREEMLHYEQVVGIMEERGQKWRHLPASRYAKGMLKHKRTYEPAAMIDILIIGAFIEARSCERFAALSEVIEDEKLAKYYRYLLKSESRHYEDYISLARSLEPNKGGTVDLEALSQATNGSINTNEETMNVDQRIAFFREIEAELITSPDSELRFHSGIPT; encoded by the coding sequence ATGAGTGATGACAGTCTTAACGATAGCAATAACACAGTAACTGCCCCCGCCAAAACCGATATCTCCCATATTCATGATTTCTTAGGTGCGCCTACACCCAAAGCTTGGCTTGATGCCGCAGTTCATGATTTGCCAACTCTGATTCAGGACCATGCTAACTGTGAAAAGAAAGCAGCTGGTACTGCCATGAACTTAATCTTTCGCTACGAGTTCCATCAAGAGCTACAAATGAAGTTGGCACAGCTGATTCGAGAAGAAATGCTACATTACGAGCAAGTCGTAGGTATTATGGAGGAGCGTGGTCAAAAATGGCGTCACTTACCTGCCAGTCGCTATGCCAAAGGTATGCTTAAGCATAAACGTACTTATGAGCCTGCCGCCATGATTGACATTTTAATTATCGGCGCATTTATCGAAGCTCGCTCTTGTGAACGTTTTGCGGCACTTAGTGAGGTGATTGAGGATGAAAAGCTGGCTAAGTACTATCGCTATTTACTAAAATCAGAAAGCCGTCATTACGAAGACTATATAAGCCTTGCTCGCTCTTTAGAACCTAATAAGGGGGGTACTGTAGATTTAGAAGCCTTATCGCAAGCCACTAATGGCAGTATCAATACTAATGAAGAAACTATGAACGTTGACCAACGTATCGCTTTTTTTAGAGAAATAGAAGCAGAACTCATTACTAGCCCAGATAGCGAATTACGCTTTCATAGTGGGATACCAACCTAA
- a CDS encoding IS701 family transposase, with the protein MKKPKVTRLDYCQYLMVSQINYTITNYADHHPENISHDRINRYIKGDKLKPRLVWEQVKQDIVADAEGYLLFDDTVLDKDHSHKIELVNRQYSGNAKRLIKGIGLVNCIYVNPHTQQYWVIDYRIYDKAIDGKTKLDHLKDMLRHTIEYKQLVFKTVLMDSWYATKDIMLTIDGLGKIFYCPLKSNRLVDDSKGQRAYTSVSALQWTEAEQDNGKLIKINKFPKHYKVQLFRVVVSTHRTDWVVTNDTTQTNRDDVQQVCAIRWKIEQFHREIKQLTGIESNQCRKARIQRNHICCSILVWISLTRIARQTKKTVYQLKHGLLDDYLCEQLRSPRLIVA; encoded by the coding sequence ATGAAGAAGCCTAAAGTAACCCGACTAGATTATTGCCAATATCTCATGGTGAGCCAAATAAACTACACCATCACCAACTATGCTGATCATCATCCTGAGAACATCAGTCATGACCGTATCAACCGTTATATTAAAGGTGACAAGCTCAAACCTCGTCTAGTATGGGAACAAGTTAAACAAGACATTGTCGCCGATGCTGAGGGTTACTTGCTCTTTGATGATACCGTATTAGACAAAGATCACAGTCATAAGATAGAACTGGTCAACCGCCAATATAGTGGCAATGCTAAACGATTAATTAAAGGCATTGGTCTTGTAAACTGCATCTACGTTAACCCGCATACCCAGCAGTATTGGGTTATTGACTACCGTATTTACGACAAAGCCATCGATGGTAAAACCAAGCTTGATCATTTAAAAGATATGTTACGACACACGATCGAGTACAAGCAATTGGTATTTAAAACGGTGCTCATGGACAGCTGGTATGCCACTAAAGATATCATGCTGACTATTGATGGTTTAGGTAAAATCTTTTACTGTCCGCTTAAGAGCAACCGTTTGGTTGATGATTCTAAGGGGCAACGCGCTTATACCTCAGTCAGTGCTTTACAATGGACTGAGGCCGAACAAGATAATGGCAAATTAATTAAGATCAATAAATTTCCTAAACACTATAAAGTGCAACTGTTTCGGGTTGTGGTGAGTACTCACCGCACGGATTGGGTCGTAACCAACGACACCACTCAAACAAATCGTGATGACGTACAACAGGTGTGCGCCATACGCTGGAAAATTGAGCAGTTTCATCGTGAGATTAAGCAATTAACAGGTATAGAGTCTAATCAGTGTCGAAAAGCACGTATTCAGCGCAATCATATTTGCTGTTCTATATTAGTTTGGATAAGTTTGACCCGTATTGCTAGGCAGACAAAGAAAACGGTATATCAGTTAAAACATGGCTTGCTGGATGACTATCTCTGCGAGCAGTTGCGCTCGCCTAGACTGATTGTTGCGTAA
- the tnpB gene encoding IS66 family insertion sequence element accessory protein TnpB (TnpB, as the term is used for proteins encoded by IS66 family insertion elements, is considered an accessory protein, since TnpC, encoded by a neighboring gene, is a DDE family transposase.), translated as MIPITHIWLSTAPMDMRCGSGKLLAHIITEHQSIRPHCAYLFYNKAGTRLKVFIHDGLGVWLCSRQLDDNKFHGLTKPLTTTQTGISINREQFNALISGLPWRNMGKDKLTPIL; from the coding sequence ATGATACCCATCACTCACATCTGGCTATCCACCGCACCTATGGACATGCGATGTGGTAGTGGCAAACTACTGGCCCACATCATCACCGAACACCAAAGCATTCGCCCTCACTGTGCCTACCTGTTTTACAACAAAGCAGGCACACGCCTAAAAGTATTCATTCATGATGGGCTTGGCGTATGGCTTTGTAGCCGTCAGCTCGATGACAATAAATTTCATGGCTTAACCAAGCCGCTCACCACCACTCAGACTGGTATCAGCATCAACCGTGAACAATTTAATGCCTTAATCAGTGGACTGCCTTGGCGTAACATGGGCAAAGATAAATTAACCCCCATCCTATAA
- a CDS encoding transposase, translating into MTTQPPNKPKRRTYSGEFKALLVKEATDSGRSIASIAREHGINQNLLHNWKRQYQRTQTQADTLPGAINSPHDPNPHFIPIHLEPGITHLGSASVIKNIKLQITARASGAISLNISQIDTQSLIDLLRGLQ; encoded by the coding sequence ATGACAACACAACCCCCTAATAAGCCCAAACGCAGAACTTACAGCGGCGAGTTTAAAGCACTTTTAGTAAAAGAAGCGACAGACTCAGGTCGATCAATTGCCAGCATTGCCCGAGAGCATGGCATTAACCAAAACCTTCTACATAACTGGAAACGCCAGTATCAGCGCACGCAGACTCAAGCTGACACATTACCTGGTGCTATAAACAGTCCTCATGATCCAAACCCGCACTTTATTCCAATTCATCTTGAGCCTGGAATCACGCATCTAGGCTCAGCCTCCGTCATAAAGAACATCAAACTGCAAATCACAGCTCGAGCATCTGGGGCGATAAGCCTCAACATTAGCCAAATAGACACTCAAAGTTTGATTGACCTACTACGAGGACTGCAATGA
- a CDS encoding malate synthase G, with amino-acid sequence MSNSVNNNENRVQKGILAIDSQLYNFIENDVLPRVGVESEAYWSNFEEIVKKFTPRNKELLAKRDELQAKIDQWHLDNPAKDGEIDYPKYKEFLTEIGYLLPEGEDFEVSTENVDAEIASIPGPQLVVPVRNARYALNAANARWGSFYDALYGTDVIDTADGKDKGSSYNPKRGEAVVAYAKAFLDENFALAQGSYTDATGFSVEGGELKIAQGDSTTSLANTAQFVGYVGDASNPKGILLKNNNLHAEIQIDANHPVGQTDPAHIKDVLLESAITAIQDCEDSVAAVDAEEKVEAYRNWFGLMNGDLTETFYKGGKELTRQLNPDREYTTPDGGKLVLPGRAVLLIRNVGHLMQNPAVLVDLGNGQEEIFEGILDALVTPLLTINDIKGKNERSNSREGSMYIVKPKMHGPEEVKFANDLFAAVEDALNLPRNTLKMGVMDEERRTTVNLKECIRQAKERVIFINTGFLDRTGDEMHTSMNAGPFVRKGEMKSAVWQPAYEQWNVDIGIETGLIGRAQIGKGMWAKPDEMKEMVETKMNHPQAGATTAWVPSPTGATLHSIHYHQNNVQQIQEGFKGRERASLDDILTIPLAKDTNWSEEEKRQELDNNAQGILGYVVRWVDQGVGCSKVPDINNVGLMEDRATLRISSQHIANWLHHGIVSEEQVMESMKRMAKVVDEQNKGDSSYVPMADNFDNSIAFQAACDLVFKGREQPSGYTEPLLHAARLKLKAQR; translated from the coding sequence ATGAGTAACTCTGTTAATAACAATGAAAATCGCGTTCAAAAAGGCATCCTTGCCATTGATAGTCAACTTTATAATTTTATTGAAAATGATGTACTACCCCGCGTTGGTGTGGAATCAGAGGCTTACTGGTCTAATTTTGAAGAGATTGTTAAGAAGTTTACCCCACGTAACAAAGAGCTTTTAGCCAAGCGTGATGAGCTACAGGCTAAGATTGACCAATGGCACTTAGACAACCCTGCCAAAGATGGTGAAATCGACTATCCAAAATACAAAGAATTTTTAACTGAAATTGGCTATCTATTGCCAGAAGGTGAAGACTTTGAAGTGTCAACAGAGAATGTTGATGCTGAGATTGCCAGTATTCCAGGACCGCAGTTAGTAGTACCTGTACGTAATGCTCGCTATGCACTTAACGCTGCTAACGCTCGTTGGGGCAGCTTCTATGATGCCTTATATGGTACTGACGTAATCGATACCGCTGATGGTAAAGATAAAGGCAGCAGCTACAATCCAAAACGTGGTGAAGCTGTTGTGGCTTATGCCAAAGCTTTCTTAGATGAAAACTTTGCATTGGCTCAAGGTAGCTATACTGATGCTACTGGTTTTAGCGTAGAGGGCGGTGAATTAAAAATTGCTCAAGGCGACAGCACCACGTCACTTGCCAATACTGCTCAGTTTGTGGGCTATGTAGGTGATGCGAGCAATCCAAAAGGTATCTTATTAAAGAACAATAACTTACACGCTGAAATTCAAATTGATGCCAACCATCCAGTGGGGCAAACCGATCCTGCGCATATCAAAGACGTATTATTAGAGTCAGCGATTACCGCTATTCAAGACTGTGAAGACTCAGTAGCCGCGGTAGATGCAGAAGAGAAAGTAGAAGCGTATCGTAATTGGTTCGGTTTAATGAACGGTGATTTAACTGAAACCTTCTATAAAGGTGGCAAAGAGTTAACTCGTCAACTAAACCCAGATCGTGAATACACCACACCAGATGGCGGAAAACTTGTATTACCAGGCCGTGCGGTACTATTAATCCGTAACGTGGGTCACTTAATGCAAAACCCAGCGGTATTGGTAGATTTAGGTAATGGCCAAGAAGAGATTTTTGAAGGTATTTTAGATGCTTTAGTAACGCCTCTACTGACTATTAATGATATTAAAGGCAAAAATGAGCGTTCTAACTCTCGTGAAGGCTCTATGTACATCGTTAAACCTAAGATGCATGGTCCAGAAGAAGTTAAATTTGCCAATGACTTATTTGCGGCTGTAGAGGATGCGCTTAACCTACCTCGTAATACCCTAAAAATGGGGGTTATGGACGAGGAACGTCGTACTACTGTTAACCTAAAAGAATGTATCCGTCAGGCCAAAGAGCGTGTGATCTTCATTAACACCGGTTTCTTAGACCGTACTGGTGATGAAATGCACACCAGTATGAATGCGGGTCCATTTGTACGTAAAGGTGAAATGAAGTCGGCGGTATGGCAGCCTGCGTACGAGCAGTGGAACGTTGATATTGGTATCGAAACGGGCTTAATTGGCCGTGCACAAATCGGTAAAGGTATGTGGGCGAAACCTGATGAGATGAAAGAGATGGTAGAGACCAAAATGAACCATCCTCAAGCGGGCGCAACCACAGCGTGGGTACCTTCACCAACAGGGGCTACGCTACACAGTATTCACTATCATCAAAACAACGTACAACAGATTCAAGAAGGCTTCAAAGGCCGTGAGCGTGCAAGTTTAGACGATATCTTAACTATTCCATTGGCGAAAGACACTAATTGGAGTGAAGAAGAGAAACGTCAAGAATTAGACAATAACGCTCAAGGTATCCTAGGCTATGTCGTTCGCTGGGTTGACCAAGGTGTGGGCTGTTCGAAAGTACCTGATATCAATAACGTGGGCTTAATGGAAGACCGTGCTACGCTACGTATCTCTAGCCAACACATTGCCAACTGGTTGCATCATGGTATTGTGAGCGAAGAGCAAGTTATGGAGTCTATGAAGCGTATGGCGAAAGTGGTGGATGAGCAAAACAAAGGGGATTCAAGCTATGTGCCAATGGCAGATAACTTTGATAACTCTATTGCTTTCCAAGCGGCTTGTGATTTAGTCTTTAAAGGTCGTGAGCAGCCAAGTGGTTATACTGAGCCATTATTACACGCTGCACGCTTAAAATTGAAAGCGCAACGCTAA
- a CDS encoding porin translates to MKKLLLASAIAALSVSAANAAPTVYGKIFLTADYVDEEFDSSVAGTNDYNEDGVQINSQGSRIGFKGSEPMTANTDVIYQLEYGIDVDGDDGQSLKNRDTYLGINNKSFGEFRAGKNQSTTDYINNVVVNEGYWDNLGSTKLDSEQKVAALNMADSGRIANSIVWKAPKFEGVPVEFAAMYANDDDITGENQSGWGVSAMFDQGAGYTLGLAYEDDLNIKGSMIRGTGTLDLATFNSGFPVTLGALYQEADYDRDNSKKEKGYVVSAQMGLTNFAKPATIYAQYNNTSDLDGVNGWDSDQIVVGGKYYYQKNMIAHAYVGQNDADFGNNGDGKVFAVGGGLEYKF, encoded by the coding sequence ATGAAAAAACTACTTTTAGCATCAGCTATCGCTGCTCTATCTGTATCAGCAGCTAACGCTGCTCCTACTGTTTACGGTAAAATCTTCTTGACTGCTGACTATGTTGATGAAGAGTTTGATTCTTCAGTTGCTGGTACTAATGACTATAACGAAGATGGTGTTCAAATCAACTCACAAGGTTCGCGTATTGGCTTCAAGGGTTCAGAGCCAATGACTGCTAACACAGACGTTATTTATCAATTAGAGTATGGTATTGATGTAGATGGCGATGATGGTCAGTCTTTAAAAAACCGTGACACTTACTTAGGTATTAACAACAAGTCATTCGGTGAGTTCCGCGCTGGTAAGAACCAATCAACCACTGACTACATCAATAACGTCGTCGTAAACGAAGGTTACTGGGATAACTTAGGCTCTACTAAACTTGATAGTGAGCAAAAAGTTGCTGCGTTAAACATGGCAGACAGTGGCCGTATCGCAAACTCTATCGTTTGGAAAGCACCAAAATTTGAAGGTGTACCAGTAGAATTTGCCGCTATGTATGCCAATGATGATGACATTACTGGCGAGAATCAAAGTGGCTGGGGTGTTTCTGCAATGTTTGACCAAGGTGCAGGTTATACTTTAGGTTTAGCATACGAAGATGACTTAAACATTAAGGGCAGTATGATTCGTGGAACAGGTACTTTAGATCTAGCTACTTTCAACTCAGGCTTCCCTGTAACTCTAGGTGCTTTATATCAAGAAGCTGATTACGATAGAGATAACAGTAAAAAAGAAAAAGGCTATGTTGTTAGTGCTCAAATGGGTCTAACTAACTTTGCTAAACCTGCTACTATTTATGCTCAGTATAACAATACTTCAGACCTTGATGGTGTAAACGGTTGGGATTCTGATCAAATCGTTGTTGGTGGTAAATACTACTATCAGAAAAACATGATTGCCCATGCTTACGTTGGTCAGAACGATGCTGACTTTGGTAATAATGGCGATGGTAAAGTATTCGCAGTTGGTGGCGGTCTAGAATACAAATTCTAA
- a CDS encoding CTP synthase, producing the protein MTKFIFVTGGVVSSLGKGITAASLAAVLEARGLKVTMTKMDPYINVDPGTMSPFQHGEVFVTEDGAETDLDLGYYERFLRHSKMSKTNNFTSGRIYQTVLNKERRGDYLGGTVQVIPHITDEIKHRIHASGEGYDIAIIEIGGTVGDIESLPFMEAVRQLQVELGRNRAMLMHLTLVPYISSAGETKTKPTQHSVKELRSIGLQPDVLICRSEHAIGEDNRRKIALFTNVEERAVITCEDADTIYQIPRTLYEQDLDDIILERFGIEAPEADLSDWDKVVERLLNAEGKVTVAVVGKYVELPDAYKSINEALLHAGITHKTKVEIDYVDAEVLETDDSLLQRLEQADAILVPGGFGERGKLGKMRAITYARENKVPYLGICLGMQLAVIEFATNELGLKADSTEFNRQAEEPIIGLITEWLDEKGELQVRNDDSDLGGTMRLGSQKAELIEGSKLHQIYGSKVITERHRHRYEMNNRYIEPLEAAGMTISGYSAKQHLVESVEIADHPWFIGVQFHPEFTSSPRGGHPLFASFIEAAIKNQK; encoded by the coding sequence ATGACTAAATTTATATTTGTGACCGGTGGGGTTGTATCCTCACTTGGTAAAGGTATTACCGCAGCCTCTTTAGCGGCCGTATTGGAAGCACGTGGCTTAAAAGTAACCATGACTAAAATGGATCCTTACATTAACGTCGATCCAGGTACTATGAGCCCGTTCCAGCATGGTGAGGTTTTCGTTACTGAAGATGGTGCCGAAACCGATTTAGACCTAGGGTATTACGAGCGCTTTTTACGCCACTCAAAAATGAGTAAAACCAATAACTTTACCAGTGGCCGTATCTACCAAACTGTATTGAATAAAGAACGCCGTGGTGACTACTTAGGCGGTACAGTACAGGTTATCCCGCACATCACTGATGAAATCAAACATCGTATCCATGCGAGTGGCGAAGGCTACGATATTGCCATTATCGAGATTGGTGGTACGGTAGGCGATATCGAGTCTCTACCCTTTATGGAAGCGGTACGTCAGCTACAAGTTGAGCTAGGCCGTAATCGCGCCATGTTAATGCATTTAACATTAGTTCCTTATATCAGCAGTGCGGGTGAAACCAAAACCAAACCTACTCAGCATTCTGTGAAAGAGCTACGTTCTATTGGTTTACAGCCGGACGTATTAATTTGCCGTTCAGAACATGCTATTGGTGAAGACAACCGTCGTAAAATTGCGCTTTTCACTAACGTAGAAGAGCGTGCAGTAATTACCTGTGAAGATGCGGACACCATTTATCAAATTCCACGTACCTTATACGAGCAAGATTTAGACGATATTATCTTGGAGCGTTTTGGTATCGAAGCACCAGAAGCAGATCTTTCAGACTGGGATAAAGTGGTTGAACGTCTGTTAAATGCTGAAGGCAAAGTGACGGTAGCTGTCGTTGGTAAATACGTTGAGCTGCCTGATGCTTATAAATCAATTAACGAAGCACTGTTACATGCTGGTATCACTCACAAAACCAAAGTAGAAATTGATTATGTCGATGCTGAAGTACTTGAGACAGATGACAGCTTATTACAACGTCTAGAGCAAGCCGATGCTATTTTAGTACCAGGTGGATTTGGTGAGCGTGGCAAATTAGGTAAAATGCGTGCCATTACCTACGCCCGTGAAAATAAAGTACCTTACTTAGGTATCTGTTTAGGTATGCAGTTGGCAGTGATTGAATTTGCCACCAATGAGTTAGGCCTGAAAGCAGACTCAACTGAGTTTAACCGTCAAGCTGAAGAGCCTATCATTGGTCTTATCACTGAATGGTTGGATGAAAAAGGTGAGCTTCAAGTTCGCAATGATGATTCTGACTTAGGCGGTACCATGCGTTTGGGCAGCCAAAAAGCTGAATTGATTGAAGGCTCTAAGTTGCATCAAATTTATGGCTCTAAGGTTATTACTGAGCGTCATCGTCACCGTTATGAGATGAACAACCGCTATATTGAGCCTTTAGAAGCAGCGGGTATGACCATCTCTGGTTATTCAGCCAAGCAGCATTTGGTTGAGTCAGTAGAGATTGCCGATCATCCTTGGTTTATCGGGGTTCAATTTCACCCTGAATTCACCAGCTCGCCTCGTGGTGGGCATCCTTTATTTGCTAGCTTTATTGAAGCGGCAATTAAAAACCAAAAATAA
- the kdsA gene encoding 3-deoxy-8-phosphooctulonate synthase, translated as MTALTQAQSQIQLNDMTIANDKPFVLFGGMNVLESKELAFEIAEGYIDICNRLGIGYVFKASFDKANRSSLNSYRGPGLEKGVDWLGQIKEKYNVPIITDVHEPYQAQPVAEVADIIQLPAFLSRQTDLVQAMAKTGAIINIKKAQFLAPHEMRHIINKCLEAGNDKIILCERGTSFGYNNLVVDMLGFDTMKQMDVPVFFDVTHSLQQPGARSDSAGGRREQITTLARAGMATGLAGLFLEAHPEPEVAKCDGPCALRMSQLEPFLSQLKQIDDLVKGFSVLDTH; from the coding sequence ATGACTGCGTTAACTCAAGCCCAATCACAAATTCAGCTGAATGACATGACGATTGCCAATGATAAGCCATTTGTCTTATTTGGTGGCATGAACGTTTTAGAATCTAAAGAGCTGGCATTCGAAATTGCAGAAGGCTATATCGATATCTGTAACCGCTTAGGTATTGGGTATGTATTCAAAGCCAGCTTTGATAAAGCCAACCGATCAAGCTTAAACTCATACCGTGGTCCAGGCCTAGAAAAAGGGGTGGATTGGTTGGGTCAAATCAAAGAAAAATATAATGTGCCCATCATCACTGACGTGCACGAACCTTATCAAGCCCAGCCTGTGGCAGAAGTGGCCGATATTATTCAGTTACCTGCTTTCTTAAGCCGCCAAACAGACTTAGTACAAGCCATGGCTAAGACAGGTGCCATTATTAATATTAAAAAAGCACAGTTTCTTGCTCCACACGAGATGCGTCACATCATTAACAAGTGCTTGGAGGCGGGTAATGATAAGATTATTTTGTGCGAACGTGGTACCTCATTTGGTTACAATAACCTAGTAGTAGATATGCTTGGCTTTGATACTATGAAACAGATGGACGTGCCAGTATTCTTCGATGTCACTCACAGTCTGCAACAGCCAGGCGCCCGTAGCGATAGTGCAGGTGGTCGTCGTGAGCAGATTACTACTTTGGCACGAGCTGGTATGGCAACCGGTCTAGCAGGATTATTCTTAGAAGCACATCCTGAGCCTGAAGTGGCAAAATGTGATGGCCCTTGTGCTTTAAGAATGAGTCAATTAGAGCCATTTTTGTCTCAGTTAAAGCAAATTGATGACTTAGTTAAAGGCTTTAGCGTACTAGATACGCATTAA
- a CDS encoding heavy-metal-associated domain-containing protein: MAIQQVQFSIKNIDDAEGLESVITALKNIDGVQAAELSPENDVGTVRFEDTQTSIHAITAAVSMVDYVTQPFPVDAPQNPKN; this comes from the coding sequence ATGGCGATTCAACAGGTACAATTTAGTATTAAAAATATCGATGATGCGGAAGGACTTGAAAGTGTCATTACTGCTCTAAAGAATATTGATGGGGTGCAAGCTGCTGAATTATCTCCTGAGAATGATGTGGGTACGGTTCGCTTTGAAGATACGCAAACCTCTATCCATGCTATTACTGCTGCAGTTAGCATGGTTGATTATGTGACTCAGCCCTTTCCAGTAGATGCCCCACAAAACCCAAAGAATTAA
- a CDS encoding copper ion binding protein, with protein MATETRVINVEGMTCGGCVKSVDSAVSQLQGVQSVDVDLEGNKASVTYDASTVAVEAIVEAIEDAGFDASVAAQ; from the coding sequence ATGGCGACTGAAACTCGTGTTATTAATGTTGAAGGGATGACTTGTGGTGGCTGTGTCAAAAGCGTAGACAGTGCTGTGAGTCAACTTCAAGGTGTGCAATCAGTAGATGTGGATCTTGAAGGGAATAAAGCTTCTGTGACTTATGATGCGTCAACTGTTGCTGTTGAAGCCATAGTAGAAGCTATTGAAGACGCAGGATTCGATGCCTCAGTGGCTGCTCAATAA